In Actinomycetota bacterium, one DNA window encodes the following:
- a CDS encoding SufE family protein produces MATAPPLQRIVDLFAGAPKDLRVQALLEYSRKVPPLPERYADHPELLEAVPECQTPFFLATELDADQRVRLHFQVPAEAPTTRGFAGILHEGLDGTTADEVLGTPDDFYLKMGLGEAISSLRLRGMSAILGRLKRQVREQVAVRGDGTGATAED; encoded by the coding sequence ATGGCCACCGCCCCGCCCCTGCAACGGATCGTCGACCTGTTCGCCGGTGCCCCCAAGGACCTGAGGGTGCAGGCCCTGCTGGAGTACTCCCGCAAGGTCCCGCCCCTGCCCGAGCGCTACGCCGACCATCCCGAGCTACTGGAGGCGGTGCCTGAGTGCCAGACCCCGTTCTTCCTGGCCACCGAGCTCGACGCCGACCAGCGGGTGCGGCTCCACTTCCAGGTGCCGGCCGAGGCCCCCACCACCCGGGGGTTCGCCGGCATCCTCCACGAGGGCCTCGACGGCACGACGGCCGACGAGGTGCTGGGCACGCCCGACGACTTCTACCTGAAGATGGGCCTGGGCGAGGCCATCTCGTCGCTGCGCCTGCGGGGGATGAGCGCCATCCTCGGGCGCCTCAAGCGTCAGGTGCGCGAGCAGGTCGCCGTCCGCGGTGACGGCACCGGCGCCACCGCCGAGGACTGA
- a CDS encoding lytic transglycosylase domain-containing protein, which produces MTLVLAAVAVAAVGFMAAALAALLLVMLILGAQAEADARPVAGPSEAALADIPADLLPVYREAAESTCAMRWSVLAAVGSVESDHGRSTLPGVHSGANSSGAMGPMQFLGPTWAAYGVDGDGDGARDVYNPVDAIWGAANYLCANGAGDGRERNALWHYNHADWYVDQVLEIAATYEAAGSVPPGDARALVDHPNLTLTPGARQDLLDGIIDQRVVDLLAWAVERHTIAVSVLKTGHSQYVAGTNRVSNHWVGRGVDIYAVAGELVSRSSGAARAFAIAALDLSPPARPTETGLPWPDLTDRPGVFSDDAHQGHIHFGWSANPPE; this is translated from the coding sequence GTGACGCTGGTCCTCGCCGCGGTTGCGGTCGCCGCCGTCGGGTTCATGGCAGCGGCCCTCGCCGCCCTTCTCCTGGTGATGCTCATCCTCGGGGCCCAGGCCGAGGCCGACGCCCGCCCGGTGGCCGGGCCCTCGGAGGCAGCCCTGGCCGACATCCCCGCCGACCTGCTGCCGGTCTACCGGGAGGCAGCCGAGTCGACGTGCGCGATGCGATGGTCCGTGCTCGCCGCGGTAGGGAGCGTGGAGAGTGACCACGGGCGGTCCACGTTGCCGGGGGTCCACTCCGGCGCCAACTCCTCGGGCGCCATGGGCCCGATGCAGTTCCTGGGACCGACCTGGGCGGCCTACGGCGTTGATGGTGACGGCGACGGGGCCCGGGACGTCTACAACCCAGTGGACGCCATCTGGGGGGCGGCCAACTACCTGTGCGCCAACGGGGCCGGCGACGGCCGTGAGCGCAATGCGCTCTGGCACTACAACCACGCCGACTGGTACGTCGACCAGGTCCTGGAGATCGCCGCCACCTACGAGGCCGCTGGCTCCGTCCCCCCCGGTGACGCCCGGGCACTGGTCGACCACCCGAACCTGACCCTCACCCCCGGCGCCCGCCAGGACCTGCTCGACGGCATCATCGACCAGCGCGTCGTCGACCTGCTGGCCTGGGCCGTGGAGCGCCACACGATCGCGGTCAGCGTGCTCAAGACCGGCCACAGCCAGTACGTGGCCGGTACCAACCGGGTCTCCAATCACTGGGTAGGCCGGGGCGTGGACATCTACGCCGTCGCCGGCGAGCTCGTCAGCCGTTCGTCGGGGGCCGCCCGAGCCTTCGCCATCGCCGCCCTCGACCTGTCCCCGCCCGCTCGCCCCACCGAGACCGGGCTCCCGTGGCCCGACCTGACGGACCGCCCCGGCGTGTTCAGTGACGACGCCCACCAAGGCCACATCCACTTCGGCTGGTCGGCAAACCCTCCGGAATGA
- a CDS encoding helix-turn-helix domain-containing protein has product MANQSADDSTLLDVAGAAAYLQVSEAFIRRLVLERRLRYYKLGKFVRFRPVDLDAFVESGRQDPVQPWAQFRSASRTGATRRGTSGRAGLTTKVSSARKR; this is encoded by the coding sequence ATGGCCAACCAGAGCGCTGACGACAGCACCCTCCTCGACGTGGCCGGCGCGGCGGCCTACCTGCAGGTGAGCGAGGCCTTCATCCGCCGCCTCGTCCTTGAACGCCGCCTCCGCTACTACAAGCTCGGCAAGTTCGTCCGCTTTAGGCCGGTGGACCTCGACGCCTTCGTCGAATCCGGCCGCCAGGACCCCGTCCAGCCGTGGGCCCAGTTCAGGTCCGCGTCCCGGACCGGCGCGACCCGACGGGGGACAAGTGGCCGGGCCGGGCTGACGACGAAGGTGTCTTCTGCGAGGAAACGGTAG
- a CDS encoding DUF3291 domain-containing protein, with product MSGAQLAEVNVARLRAPIDDPEMTSLVRALDDVFWLAERSPGFVWRLRPDDGPLLYGDLDGAEVVVTLSTWTDFAALQSYVYRTAHGLFMQRRARWFVPVGGFTTAMWWVDQGSQPTVDDGLERLRHLRDRGPSPFAFSLRRQWGPDEAPVSGR from the coding sequence GTGAGCGGGGCGCAGCTGGCCGAGGTCAACGTGGCCCGCCTGCGGGCCCCGATCGACGACCCGGAGATGACCTCCTTGGTGCGGGCGCTCGACGACGTGTTCTGGCTGGCCGAACGCAGCCCCGGGTTCGTGTGGCGGCTACGCCCCGACGACGGCCCCCTGCTCTACGGCGACCTCGACGGCGCCGAGGTGGTGGTCACCCTGTCCACGTGGACCGACTTCGCGGCCCTCCAGAGCTACGTCTACCGCACGGCCCACGGTCTGTTCATGCAGCGCCGGGCCCGGTGGTTCGTGCCCGTCGGTGGCTTCACCACGGCCATGTGGTGGGTGGACCAAGGTAGCCAGCCGACCGTCGACGACGGCCTGGAACGGCTACGCCACCTGCGGGACCGCGGCCCGTCGCCGTTCGCCTTCTCGTTGCGTCGCCAGTGGGGCCCCGACGAGGCGCCCGTCAGCGGGAGATGA
- a CDS encoding sulfurtransferase encodes MPVPHDPAPELQQYAHPERLVTTAWLADNLDNPDLVVVESDEDVLLYDTGHIPGSVKVDWHLDLNDPVTRDYVDGEGFARLNSRSGIGRGSTIVFYGDNFNWWAAYALWVYTLFGHSDVRLLNGGRAKWVEEGRPMTTDVSKREGTDYPVVERNDAPIRAFRDDVLAHLGQGPLIDVRSPQEYSGELLHMPAYPQEGALRGGHIPTAKSKPWKTAANDDGTFKSADDLRAIYHDELGVGTDDSTVVYCRIGERSSHTWFVLTHLLGHSDVRNYDGSWTEWGNLVGAPIEKTFTP; translated from the coding sequence ATGCCCGTACCGCACGACCCGGCACCCGAGCTTCAGCAGTACGCCCACCCCGAGCGCCTCGTCACCACCGCGTGGCTCGCCGACAACCTCGACAACCCCGACCTGGTCGTCGTGGAGTCCGACGAAGACGTGCTGCTCTACGACACCGGCCACATCCCCGGTTCGGTCAAGGTCGACTGGCACCTCGACCTGAACGACCCCGTGACCCGCGACTACGTCGACGGCGAGGGCTTCGCCCGCCTCAACTCCCGCAGCGGGATCGGGCGGGGCTCCACGATCGTGTTCTACGGCGACAACTTCAACTGGTGGGCGGCCTACGCGCTGTGGGTCTACACGCTGTTCGGCCACTCCGACGTCCGCCTGCTCAACGGCGGCCGGGCCAAGTGGGTCGAAGAGGGCCGGCCCATGACCACCGACGTTTCCAAGCGGGAGGGCACCGACTACCCGGTGGTGGAGCGCAACGACGCCCCCATCCGCGCCTTTCGCGACGACGTGCTGGCCCACCTCGGCCAGGGGCCGCTCATCGACGTGCGCTCGCCCCAGGAGTACTCGGGCGAGCTGCTGCACATGCCCGCGTACCCCCAGGAGGGGGCGCTGCGGGGCGGCCACATCCCCACGGCCAAGTCCAAGCCCTGGAAGACGGCGGCCAACGACGACGGCACGTTCAAGTCGGCCGACGACCTGCGGGCCATCTACCACGACGAGCTGGGCGTCGGCACCGACGACTCGACGGTCGTCTACTGCCGGATCGGCGAGCGGTCGAGCCACACCTGGTTCGTGCTGACCCACCTGCTGGGCCACTCCGACGTCCGCAACTACGACGGCTCGTGGACCGAGTGGGGCAACCTCGTGGGGGCACCCATCGAGAAGACGTTCACGCCGTAG
- a CDS encoding DUF3817 domain-containing protein — protein sequence MATSPDSSQPQGPTRAFVLVAYVEAVTFIVLMSAVVLYRVFDGPRYISVLGPIHGIAWFAYFVLVLRLREELGWSGGKALRLLFMSIVPFGGFWAGREVAEPAPAT from the coding sequence GTGGCCACGTCGCCGGATAGCTCGCAGCCCCAGGGACCGACGCGGGCGTTCGTGCTCGTCGCGTACGTCGAGGCGGTGACGTTCATCGTCCTGATGTCGGCGGTGGTGCTCTACCGGGTGTTCGACGGGCCCCGCTACATCAGCGTGCTGGGCCCCATCCACGGCATCGCCTGGTTCGCCTACTTCGTGCTCGTCCTGCGCCTGCGCGAGGAACTTGGGTGGAGCGGCGGCAAGGCGCTGCGGCTGCTGTTCATGTCGATCGTGCCCTTCGGAGGCTTCTGGGCCGGCCGCGAGGTCGCCGAGCCCGCCCCGGCCACCTGA
- a CDS encoding YdeI/OmpD-associated family protein: MAADLAVEPFESQAAWEAWLAANGATAPGVWLKFARKGSGVPTVTYAQAVESALCHGWIDGQSKGLDTTWYLQRFTPRRARSRWSKINRDKAEALIAAGRMQPGGLAEVERARADGRWEAAYDPPSKATVPDDLRTALDADPVAAAAFAALDAQNRYAVLHRVAEAKRPETRARRIAGFVAMLAEGRRPHP; this comes from the coding sequence ATGGCCGCCGACCTGGCCGTCGAGCCGTTCGAGTCGCAGGCGGCTTGGGAGGCATGGCTGGCGGCCAACGGCGCGACGGCCCCGGGAGTGTGGCTGAAGTTCGCCCGCAAGGGGTCGGGCGTGCCCACCGTCACGTACGCCCAGGCCGTCGAGTCGGCGCTGTGCCACGGCTGGATCGACGGGCAGTCCAAGGGCCTGGACACCACCTGGTACCTCCAGCGGTTCACGCCCCGGAGAGCCCGCAGCCGGTGGTCGAAGATCAACCGGGACAAGGCCGAGGCCCTCATCGCGGCCGGGCGGATGCAGCCCGGTGGGCTGGCCGAGGTCGAGCGGGCCAGGGCTGACGGTCGCTGGGAGGCGGCCTACGACCCGCCCAGCAAGGCCACCGTGCCCGACGACCTACGGACCGCCCTCGACGCCGACCCAGTGGCGGCCGCCGCCTTCGCGGCCCTCGACGCCCAGAACCGTTACGCCGTGCTCCACCGGGTGGCCGAGGCCAAGCGGCCCGAGACCCGCGCCCGGCGCATCGCCGGCTTCGTGGCCATGTTGGCCGAAGGGCGCCGGCCCCACCCCTGA
- a CDS encoding TnpV protein: MDDGPLGQMSPYGARAMAYVRDHCPKRFAQIPDPIGFFTDLGDQLRDRVEGLAPVTGATTSDPQGWLEELGRANMGRLMAEEVAFSELYQDFPPEGTEDEDLEKDWEPLIPDMSDLWSPEVEET, from the coding sequence ATGGACGACGGGCCGCTGGGGCAGATGAGCCCCTACGGCGCCCGGGCGATGGCCTACGTGAGGGACCACTGCCCGAAGCGGTTCGCGCAGATCCCCGACCCGATCGGCTTCTTCACCGACCTGGGGGACCAGCTGAGGGACCGGGTGGAGGGGCTGGCCCCGGTCACGGGGGCGACGACCTCCGACCCCCAGGGCTGGCTGGAGGAGCTGGGGCGGGCCAACATGGGCCGCCTCATGGCCGAGGAAGTGGCGTTCTCGGAGCTCTACCAGGACTTCCCGCCGGAGGGCACCGAGGACGAGGACCTGGAGAAGGACTGGGAGCCGCTGATCCCGGACATGAGCGACCTCTGGTCGCCGGAGGTGGAGGAGACCTAA
- a CDS encoding SAF domain-containing protein encodes MQAPAPPGARRRRPVRAIALVMVAALGAAGSAALVADAGQREPVLVLAHTVPAGAVITSSDLAVAEVATGSGLEVVPAAMRPEVVGRTASVTLVAGSVLVSGHLAERLAPGPGESVLAVVLKGPRVPPASLRAGDQVQIVYTAGNVEAARGDGPAQLATVLGQARVLSVEHTADSASSVHVSLSVGSALAPAVAGAAAAERVSMVVLPGQP; translated from the coding sequence GTGCAGGCCCCGGCACCGCCGGGAGCCAGGCGGCGGCGCCCGGTGCGGGCCATCGCCCTGGTGATGGTCGCCGCCCTCGGAGCTGCTGGCTCGGCCGCGCTCGTCGCCGACGCCGGGCAGCGGGAGCCGGTTCTGGTGTTGGCCCACACGGTGCCGGCGGGTGCCGTGATCACGAGCTCGGACTTGGCCGTCGCCGAGGTCGCCACCGGCTCGGGGCTGGAGGTGGTCCCGGCCGCCATGCGTCCTGAGGTCGTGGGGCGCACCGCGTCGGTGACCCTGGTGGCGGGCTCAGTTCTCGTGAGCGGGCATCTCGCCGAGCGTCTGGCCCCCGGCCCCGGGGAGTCGGTGCTGGCGGTCGTCCTCAAGGGGCCGCGTGTCCCCCCGGCCTCCTTGCGAGCAGGGGACCAGGTCCAGATCGTCTACACGGCGGGGAACGTCGAGGCTGCTCGCGGCGACGGCCCAGCTCAGCTGGCGACAGTCCTGGGCCAGGCTCGGGTCCTCTCCGTCGAGCACACCGCCGACTCCGCGTCCAGCGTGCACGTGTCCCTGTCGGTGGGTTCGGCCTTGGCTCCCGCCGTCGCCGGAGCGGCAGCCGCGGAACGGGTCAGCATGGTCGTGCTCCCGGGCCAGCCATGA